A stretch of Cloacibacillus sp. DNA encodes these proteins:
- a CDS encoding nitrogenase component 1 — MIDLHNTDWSGASVKIKDTASLTPYEYGVEYGSPARGLWNIVHTGMLLPESHQIFVCAQGCLRGVVLTAAEMGAQDRFSTIAVCENNVLDGDMEALIIDGVTDVLRKLPKLPKAVLVFTSCVHHFMGCDLDYVYAKLRERFPQLFFTDCYMYPIMRKTKTPPDPMVRMRLYSFLTRQNIRDEKCVNIIGNNYPTEDSADFVRMLRGAGFELRDITRCRSFREYQRMAHSRLNIAYMPPAIPAVRDLKERAAMDYLYLPLSYDYKEIRENLEKLAGYLDIPMIDTALLEAEAECAVSTAARLLGETPVTIDYTATPRPLGLAELLLEHGVRVRTVYADVFIPEERPVFERLRERYPELELCATVHPKMVLRAGGARAAAAEAGDGKEKVVAIGQKAAYFCDTPYFVNMLEGGGFWGFDGIVHLAEAICDAVINEKDTKKIIQIKGWGCCC; from the coding sequence ATGATAGACCTTCACAATACCGACTGGAGCGGGGCCTCTGTAAAGATAAAAGACACGGCCTCCCTTACTCCCTATGAGTATGGCGTCGAATACGGCTCGCCGGCGCGCGGCCTGTGGAACATCGTTCACACGGGAATGCTGTTGCCGGAGAGCCACCAGATATTCGTCTGCGCTCAGGGCTGCCTGCGCGGCGTAGTGCTGACGGCGGCGGAAATGGGGGCGCAGGACCGCTTTTCGACGATCGCCGTCTGCGAGAACAACGTCCTTGACGGCGATATGGAGGCCCTGATCATCGACGGGGTGACCGACGTGCTCCGCAAACTGCCGAAGCTGCCGAAGGCGGTGCTTGTCTTTACGAGCTGTGTGCACCACTTTATGGGCTGTGACCTCGATTATGTCTATGCGAAGCTGCGCGAGCGTTTTCCGCAGCTCTTTTTCACCGACTGCTATATGTACCCGATAATGCGTAAGACGAAGACGCCTCCGGACCCGATGGTGCGCATGCGTCTTTACAGTTTTCTCACGCGGCAGAATATCCGCGACGAGAAGTGTGTCAACATAATCGGCAACAACTACCCGACGGAAGATTCCGCGGATTTCGTGCGCATGCTGCGCGGCGCGGGCTTCGAGCTGCGTGATATCACACGCTGCCGCTCATTCCGCGAATATCAGAGGATGGCGCACAGCCGGCTTAATATCGCCTACATGCCGCCAGCGATCCCCGCGGTGCGCGACCTGAAAGAACGGGCGGCGATGGATTACCTATATCTGCCGCTGAGTTACGATTATAAAGAGATCAGGGAGAACCTTGAAAAGCTGGCCGGCTATCTTGACATCCCGATGATAGATACGGCGCTGCTTGAGGCGGAGGCGGAATGCGCGGTATCGACCGCCGCGAGGCTTCTTGGGGAGACGCCGGTGACGATAGACTATACGGCGACGCCGCGCCCCCTGGGGCTCGCGGAGCTGCTGCTGGAACACGGCGTCAGAGTGCGCACCGTCTATGCCGACGTCTTTATACCGGAAGAGCGTCCGGTCTTTGAACGTCTGAGGGAGCGGTATCCCGAGCTTGAGCTCTGCGCGACGGTGCATCCGAAGATGGTGCTGCGCGCCGGCGGCGCGCGCGCTGCCGCAGCGGAGGCCGGCGATGGTAAGGAAAAGGTCGTCGCCATCGGCCAGAAGGCGGCCTATTTCTGCGATACCCCCTATTTTGTCAATATGCTCGAGGGCGGCGGCTTTTGGGGGTTCGACGGGATCGTCCATCTCGCGGAGGCTATCTGCGACGCAGTGATCAATGAAAAGGATACTAAAAAGATAATTCAGATAAAGGGATGGGGGTGCTGCTGTTGA
- a CDS encoding TM1266 family iron-only hydrogenase system putative regulator yields the protein MKRDGASECLRGGEVLDIGSKRGGNSAQAANSTAQFEVRGGCFSYSEGEENLCDINFSVSEPDILCILGANGAGKTTLMKCMLGLRPWSAGASYLDGVDIKKLRPKEFWRRVGYVPQAKLSSFVYTVREMVLLGRSAHMNELSMPKERDERAADEALALVGIAHLRDKLCSKISGGEYQMALIARALAAEPSLLVLDEPESNLDFKNQRRVLSTISTLCKERGIAAVINTHYPEHAMDISQRALLLMPDKSAVFGGTVNVLTEENLRRAFEIPVHIHRFKVGKRDYASILPLGESEIKQTERLIEMETRIAQIGIIVEDPAAAENINRLLHEYSDCIIGRMGMPYRERNISIISVIIDAPNEKISALSGKLGMFPGVSAKTVYSKI from the coding sequence ATGAAGAGGGACGGCGCCTCCGAATGCTTGCGCGGCGGGGAGGTTTTGGATATCGGCAGCAAACGCGGAGGAAATTCCGCGCAGGCGGCCAACAGCACCGCGCAGTTTGAGGTGCGCGGCGGCTGTTTCAGCTACTCCGAGGGAGAGGAAAACCTCTGCGACATAAATTTCAGCGTCAGTGAGCCGGACATCCTCTGTATCCTCGGAGCCAACGGCGCGGGAAAGACTACGCTCATGAAGTGCATGCTGGGACTGCGTCCGTGGAGCGCGGGGGCTTCGTATCTCGACGGCGTCGATATAAAAAAGCTGCGGCCGAAGGAGTTCTGGCGCCGTGTCGGATATGTGCCGCAGGCGAAGCTATCCTCCTTTGTCTACACCGTGCGCGAGATGGTGCTGCTGGGGCGCAGCGCGCACATGAACGAGCTTTCGATGCCGAAGGAGCGCGACGAGCGCGCCGCGGACGAGGCGCTTGCGCTGGTGGGCATCGCGCACCTGCGGGATAAGCTGTGCAGCAAAATAAGCGGCGGCGAATATCAGATGGCGCTCATCGCGCGCGCCCTTGCCGCGGAGCCCTCGCTTCTGGTGCTAGACGAGCCGGAGTCGAATCTGGACTTTAAGAACCAGCGGCGGGTGCTTTCGACGATCTCGACGCTCTGCAAAGAGCGCGGTATCGCGGCGGTGATAAACACCCACTACCCGGAACACGCGATGGATATATCGCAGCGCGCGCTGCTGCTGATGCCGGACAAAAGCGCGGTCTTCGGCGGCACGGTAAACGTGCTAACGGAGGAAAACCTCAGGCGCGCCTTTGAGATACCGGTACACATACACCGCTTCAAGGTGGGGAAGCGCGATTACGCGAGCATCCTGCCCCTGGGCGAGAGTGAGATAAAACAGACGGAGAGGCTGATAGAGATGGAGACGAGAATAGCGCAGATCGGAATAATCGTGGAGGACCCCGCGGCGGCGGAAAACATCAACCGGCTGCTGCACGAATACAGCGACTGTATCATCGGCCGCATGGGAATGCCGTACAGGGAACGCAACATATCGATCATCAGCGTGATAATCGACGCGCCGAACGAAAAAATAAGCGCCCTCTCGGGAAAACTCGGCATGTTCCCCGGAGTGAGCGCGAAGACGGTATATTCAAAAATCTAG
- a CDS encoding ABC transporter substrate-binding protein, whose product MKIFAALLMGVMILANCAGAEAARVITDENGDRVALPEKIERIAVVGILPFPSVVTVFLGSAEKLVGIPPASMGAAKAGLLGELFPEILKARTEYTAGLDLNIEELMKLRPDLIFYLAGSKEMGKMIKNAGIPAVAISPTKWNYDVLRTYDEWIKTLSQIFPESAKSKEVSAYSKKVYADIQKKVEKIKPEERKKVLFLFQYDDKRMVTSGRSFFGQYWCEAVGAKNAAEEVPADNSNAMITMEQVYKWNPDVIFITNFTPALPDDLYKNRIGGHNWDNVKAVKERAVYKMPLGTYRSYTPGADTPVTLMWMAQKVYPALFKNIDMKKEVRDYYKRLYGITLSETQIKQMYNQGRASAAGFTK is encoded by the coding sequence ATGAAAATCTTTGCCGCGCTGCTGATGGGCGTGATGATATTGGCGAACTGCGCCGGCGCGGAGGCCGCGCGCGTGATAACGGATGAAAACGGCGACAGGGTCGCGCTGCCGGAGAAGATCGAGCGTATCGCGGTGGTCGGCATACTGCCATTCCCATCGGTGGTGACGGTCTTTCTCGGTTCGGCGGAGAAACTGGTGGGCATTCCCCCCGCGTCGATGGGCGCTGCGAAGGCCGGCCTGCTCGGCGAGCTCTTTCCCGAAATATTGAAGGCGCGCACGGAATACACCGCGGGGCTCGACCTCAACATCGAGGAGCTGATGAAGCTGCGTCCCGACCTCATATTTTACCTCGCTGGCAGCAAAGAGATGGGAAAGATGATAAAGAACGCCGGAATACCGGCGGTGGCGATCTCGCCGACGAAGTGGAATTACGACGTTCTGCGGACCTATGACGAATGGATAAAGACGCTGAGCCAGATATTCCCGGAAAGCGCGAAGAGCAAAGAGGTCTCCGCCTACAGTAAAAAGGTCTACGCCGACATTCAAAAGAAAGTTGAAAAAATAAAGCCGGAGGAGCGTAAAAAGGTGCTCTTCCTCTTCCAGTACGACGACAAGCGTATGGTGACGTCGGGCCGGAGCTTTTTCGGCCAGTACTGGTGCGAAGCGGTGGGGGCGAAGAACGCCGCGGAGGAGGTGCCCGCAGACAACTCCAACGCCATGATCACGATGGAGCAGGTCTACAAATGGAACCCTGACGTTATCTTCATCACCAACTTTACCCCAGCGCTGCCGGACGACCTCTATAAGAACAGGATCGGCGGCCACAACTGGGACAACGTGAAGGCGGTGAAGGAGCGCGCCGTCTACAAGATGCCGTTGGGGACGTACCGGAGCTACACTCCCGGCGCCGACACCCCCGTGACGCTGATGTGGATGGCGCAGAAGGTCTATCCGGCACTCTTCAAGAATATCGACATGAAAAAAGAGGTCCGCGACTACTATAAGAGGCTCTACGGCATTACGCTCAGCGAAACGCAGATAAAACAGATGTACAACCAGGGACGCGCTTCCGCCGCCGGTTTCACGAAGTAG
- a CDS encoding helix-turn-helix domain-containing protein gives MTIGDRIKKVRRYNGMTQEKLAELLGVSRVTISSWENDENAPTADNVIYLSEIFHISTDYLLKDAVKPNAEELERASATRQDEIFLKLFQAFSPAERDEVIKFMRYKEFLSKERL, from the coding sequence TTGACAATAGGAGACAGAATAAAGAAAGTCCGCAGGTATAACGGAATGACGCAGGAAAAACTCGCAGAATTACTCGGTGTTTCGCGGGTTACGATTTCTTCGTGGGAAAATGATGAAAACGCTCCTACCGCTGACAATGTCATTTACCTCTCTGAAATATTTCACATATCAACCGATTATTTATTAAAAGACGCTGTCAAACCTAACGCCGAAGAGCTTGAAAGGGCATCCGCAACAAGACAGGACGAAATATTTCTTAAATTATTCCAGGCATTCAGCCCCGCCGAACGCGACGAGGTGATAAAATTCATGCGCTATAAGGAATTTTTGTCGAAGGAAAGACTGTAA
- a CDS encoding iron ABC transporter permease, with the protein MKGRTALIAFTAALLVAAPLAAVTVGRFPLSIGETLSVLCPWLGCGEPPQMVRDVIINIRLPRILLAMLAGAGLGVAGGAFQALFSNPLATPDTLGVATGASFGAVLGILMGLPSFLVQLFALAAGIAAVALVVFVSRVRGSSSVIMMILAGMVVSALFSALVSLVKYAADPQDVLPSITFWLMGSLSGTTRASLAMGAPLIAAGMAVIWLFRWKLNAMTLSEDEATSLGINVKRVRLLVITGAAMITASVVSMCGLIGWVGLLIPHAARMIFGNDNRCVIPASMALGALFMLAIDTAARSLTASEIPASILTAVIGAPFFIVLLRKTGGIRA; encoded by the coding sequence ATGAAGGGAAGAACGGCGCTTATCGCATTTACGGCGGCACTTCTCGTCGCCGCCCCGCTGGCAGCGGTCACCGTCGGGAGATTTCCCCTCTCTATCGGAGAGACCCTTTCCGTGCTCTGTCCCTGGCTGGGCTGCGGAGAGCCGCCGCAAATGGTGCGCGATGTGATAATCAATATCCGCCTGCCGCGCATACTGCTCGCCATGCTCGCCGGCGCGGGGCTCGGCGTCGCGGGCGGCGCCTTTCAGGCGCTCTTTTCCAATCCGCTGGCGACGCCCGATACGCTGGGCGTCGCGACTGGCGCCTCTTTCGGCGCGGTTTTGGGTATATTGATGGGGCTGCCCTCGTTCCTCGTGCAGCTTTTTGCGCTTGCCGCGGGAATCGCCGCTGTGGCTCTCGTCGTCTTTGTGAGCCGCGTGCGCGGCTCCTCCTCGGTGATCATGATGATATTGGCGGGCATGGTCGTCAGCGCGCTCTTCTCCGCGCTCGTATCGCTTGTGAAGTACGCCGCCGACCCGCAGGATGTGCTGCCGTCGATAACCTTCTGGCTGATGGGCAGCCTGTCGGGAACGACGCGCGCGAGCCTCGCGATGGGCGCGCCGCTGATCGCCGCCGGAATGGCGGTGATCTGGCTCTTCCGCTGGAAGCTCAACGCGATGACGCTCAGCGAGGATGAGGCGACATCACTGGGGATAAACGTAAAGCGTGTCAGGCTGCTTGTGATAACGGGCGCGGCGATGATCACGGCCTCCGTCGTCTCGATGTGCGGCCTAATCGGCTGGGTGGGGCTGCTCATCCCGCACGCGGCGCGCATGATCTTCGGAAACGACAACCGCTGCGTCATCCCCGCTAGCATGGCGCTGGGGGCGCTCTTTATGCTTGCGATAGACACCGCGGCGCGCAGCCTTACCGCCTCCGAGATACCGGCTTCGATATTGACGGCCGTCATCGGCGCGCCGTTCTTTATCGTCCTGCTGCGAAAGACGGGGGGAATAAGGGCATGA
- a CDS encoding nitrogenase iron protein NifH, with translation MIKIAIYGKGGIGKSTTASNIAAAFAQSGMRVMQIGCDPKADSTVNLRGGRAVSTVLELIKKKGVALTLEEMVTPGFAGVLCAEAGGPAPGLGCAGRGIIAAMEKLKEKRAFEIYQPDAVIYDVLGDVVCGGFAMPIREGYAEKVFVVTSGENMAIHAAANIAAAVANFRSRGYATLGGVILNRRNVPREEEKVAELAADVESRVVGALSFSPVVQQAEERCQTVLEAFPDSPMAEEYRELARRVFAACGE, from the coding sequence ATGATAAAGATCGCGATTTACGGCAAGGGCGGCATCGGGAAGTCGACGACGGCTTCGAATATAGCGGCGGCTTTTGCGCAGTCCGGTATGCGCGTGATGCAGATTGGCTGTGATCCGAAGGCCGATTCGACGGTGAATCTGCGCGGCGGCAGGGCGGTGTCTACGGTGCTTGAGCTGATCAAGAAAAAAGGGGTCGCCCTCACGCTGGAAGAGATGGTGACTCCGGGTTTCGCGGGCGTACTCTGTGCCGAGGCTGGCGGCCCCGCGCCAGGGCTGGGCTGCGCCGGGCGCGGCATCATCGCCGCGATGGAAAAGCTGAAGGAAAAGCGCGCCTTTGAGATCTATCAGCCGGACGCGGTGATTTACGACGTTCTCGGCGACGTGGTTTGCGGCGGTTTCGCGATGCCGATCCGCGAGGGCTACGCGGAAAAGGTATTCGTCGTCACCTCCGGCGAGAATATGGCGATCCACGCGGCGGCCAACATCGCCGCGGCGGTGGCGAACTTCCGCTCACGCGGCTACGCGACTCTTGGCGGCGTGATCCTCAACCGCCGTAATGTGCCGCGCGAAGAGGAGAAGGTGGCGGAGCTCGCCGCCGACGTCGAGTCGCGGGTGGTTGGCGCGCTCAGCTTCAGCCCCGTCGTCCAGCAGGCGGAGGAACGCTGTCAGACGGTGCTGGAGGCCTTTCCGGACAGTCCGATGGCGGAAGAGTACCGAGAGCTTGCGCGGCGTGTTTTCGCCGCCTGCGGCGAGTAA
- a CDS encoding Wzz/FepE/Etk N-terminal domain-containing protein encodes MDKETHPVMRNDFDGWRDDSEIDLVDIIDSLWKHKKLIVAFIAVCLVCASAYLTVTPRSYESRATLLFLPPIPSEIDTEGRGGVMLTPDTYITLATAEDLLNDVINRAYADEKTEDRPTTDDMRRKMKVQLAKSAESAKEIPNQMTMTVSFKDKDPKRAMDALNIWSSLFIKRNAQHFVDRAGSSFEFIGESVKTVKADLEKTEDKLLAAQRADSIPMLKAQLQTTETLYSEFLSEYNKDVVALPPLMAKAKAAEKLLSLERETKSLSKGMSKEALWNFLSKSLSDSELKSLRELNIEEELLNNQYSYLKKVLADTQLEISSLNASIKDLKAKTSSLKKEHAAMYAKLLGMETEVARLEREKTTLQESYVDLSKKYQLSRITTVEATDPIKIVEKPIQSRKPVSRGGLKILCLAGLLGLFMGITASLLMEMISRKREQEA; translated from the coding sequence TTGGACAAGGAAACACATCCTGTCATGCGTAATGATTTTGACGGCTGGCGAGATGATTCTGAGATAGATTTGGTCGATATCATCGATTCTTTGTGGAAGCATAAAAAGCTGATCGTAGCCTTTATCGCGGTCTGTCTTGTCTGTGCTTCCGCTTACCTGACGGTGACGCCGCGATCCTATGAAAGCCGCGCGACGCTGCTCTTTCTGCCTCCCATACCCTCCGAGATAGATACGGAGGGCCGCGGCGGCGTCATGCTCACCCCTGATACCTATATTACGCTCGCGACGGCGGAGGATCTGCTGAACGACGTGATAAACCGAGCTTACGCCGACGAAAAGACGGAAGACCGGCCGACGACGGACGACATGCGCCGCAAAATGAAGGTCCAGCTGGCTAAATCCGCGGAATCCGCCAAAGAGATACCCAATCAGATGACCATGACCGTATCCTTCAAAGATAAAGACCCCAAAAGGGCGATGGACGCGCTGAACATCTGGAGCTCGCTATTCATTAAACGCAACGCCCAGCACTTTGTCGACCGCGCCGGTTCCTCTTTTGAATTCATCGGCGAGTCGGTAAAGACTGTCAAAGCTGATCTGGAAAAGACCGAAGACAAACTACTCGCCGCCCAGAGGGCCGACTCCATCCCCATGCTCAAGGCGCAGCTGCAGACGACGGAAACGCTCTATTCCGAATTCCTCTCCGAATATAACAAAGACGTAGTCGCGCTGCCGCCGCTTATGGCAAAGGCAAAGGCCGCGGAGAAGCTGCTCTCTTTGGAGAGAGAAACGAAATCTTTGTCCAAAGGGATGAGCAAGGAGGCGCTCTGGAATTTTCTCTCCAAGAGCCTCAGCGATTCCGAACTTAAGAGTCTGCGGGAGCTGAACATAGAGGAAGAGCTGCTGAATAATCAGTATTCATATCTTAAGAAGGTTTTAGCGGATACCCAGTTGGAAATATCATCGCTTAACGCCTCAATAAAAGACCTGAAAGCAAAGACGTCCAGCCTAAAAAAAGAACACGCGGCGATGTATGCGAAGTTACTTGGTATGGAGACAGAGGTCGCGCGTCTGGAGCGTGAAAAGACTACCTTGCAGGAGTCGTATGTGGACCTCTCCAAGAAATACCAGCTCTCGCGTATCACCACCGTCGAGGCGACCGACCCGATCAAAATCGTGGAGAAGCCGATCCAGTCCCGTAAACCGGTATCGCGCGGCGGATTGAAGATACTTTGCCTGGCCGGACTGCTGGGCCTCTTTATGGGCATCACGGCATCTCTGCTTATGGAGATGATTTCCAGGAAACGGGAACAGGAGGCTTAG
- a CDS encoding nitrogenase component 1 yields the protein MRQTCAILSTYTADVSGVCSALYEMGGMTVMHDASGCNSTYNTHDEPRWYDIPSLVFISALAEVEALMGDEEKLIGDVCRAAEELRPRFIALAGTPIPMMMGTDFKGIAHVIEERTGIPTFGFATNGMNSYNVGAGMALAAVARRFCNPGLTPPPLAEGERPSVNLLGVTPLDFSVRAAPSSGEAGTLKISQGDRPTDASAAFGNVEAMKMVFEDAGFHVNSCWAMGSPWEELMNAGRAHVNVVVSSCGAPLAEALREIYGTPSVTGLPVGDSVTRELFSLTEEAAQRSGGLSLPLPITEPGGKVFVIGEPVQSASIARALERDYAMRNVRMLAPLDSPDEDEVFRALREARLVIVDPLYKPALPKHYCRFIALPHEGYSGRIFRDKIPLIMGGEFNRWIERELAL from the coding sequence TTGAGACAGACCTGCGCGATCCTCTCCACCTATACCGCCGACGTCTCGGGCGTTTGTTCGGCGCTCTATGAGATGGGCGGCATGACGGTGATGCACGACGCCTCCGGCTGCAATTCGACCTATAACACGCACGACGAGCCGCGCTGGTATGATATCCCTTCGCTGGTATTCATCTCGGCGCTCGCCGAGGTTGAGGCGCTGATGGGCGACGAGGAAAAGTTGATCGGCGACGTCTGCCGCGCCGCGGAAGAGCTGCGGCCGCGCTTCATCGCGCTTGCGGGAACGCCTATACCGATGATGATGGGCACCGATTTCAAGGGAATCGCCCACGTTATCGAGGAACGCACCGGCATTCCGACCTTTGGCTTCGCCACCAATGGAATGAACTCATATAATGTCGGCGCGGGGATGGCCCTCGCCGCCGTCGCGCGCCGCTTTTGCAATCCTGGGCTGACGCCGCCGCCGCTGGCGGAGGGAGAACGTCCCTCGGTCAATCTGCTCGGCGTGACGCCGCTCGACTTTTCCGTGCGCGCCGCCCCCAGTTCCGGCGAAGCCGGGACATTAAAAATTTCCCAAGGAGACAGGCCAACTGATGCGTCTGCCGCGTTCGGCAATGTCGAGGCGATGAAAATGGTATTTGAGGATGCCGGTTTTCACGTCAACAGCTGCTGGGCGATGGGCAGTCCGTGGGAGGAACTTATGAACGCGGGCCGCGCCCACGTCAACGTCGTCGTCTCTTCCTGCGGCGCGCCTTTGGCCGAGGCGCTGCGCGAGATATATGGCACCCCCTCGGTCACCGGCCTGCCGGTAGGCGATTCGGTGACGCGCGAGCTCTTTTCGCTCACAGAGGAGGCTGCGCAAAGGAGCGGCGGGTTATCGCTGCCGCTGCCGATAACGGAGCCGGGCGGCAAGGTCTTCGTGATCGGGGAGCCGGTACAGAGCGCCTCTATCGCCCGCGCGCTGGAGCGCGACTATGCGATGCGCAACGTCCGTATGCTCGCGCCGCTTGACTCCCCTGACGAGGACGAGGTCTTTCGCGCGCTGCGTGAGGCGCGCCTCGTGATCGTCGATCCGCTCTATAAACCGGCGCTACCGAAGCACTACTGCCGTTTCATCGCGCTGCCGCACGAGGGCTATTCGGGGCGCATATTCAGAGATAAGATCCCGCTCATAATGGGCGGAGAGTTTAACAGATGGATAGAGAGGGAGCTTGCGTTATGA